The genomic region ACTTCAAAATCAAGCGTTCTGGCTACCGCATGCATCACGGCTGCAATGCGCACGGCGTCCTGGATGCTTTCCTCGCTCACGCCATTGTCGATCAATATTTTCTCATGACTGTCGATACACAAACCACAACCATGTACCGCGGAAACCGCGAGCGAGTACAATTCGAAGTCAGTTTTGGAGACGCCGGGCTTGGCAATGACTTGCATGCGCAATTTGGCCGGTAGCTTTTGATACCCGGGATTACCGCTCAAATGCAAAAAGCGGTAATACACATTATTCATCGCCATAATGGCGCTGGCTGATTTAGCCGCTTGAATTACCGCATCAGAAATATGTTGTTTGCACAGGTTTTCTATATCGCGTGCAAACCGGGCATTTCCGGAGGCAATGGCGGTGGCTAGGGCAGTCGCGTAGATTTGCTCTTCACTAAGGTGTGCCGATGTGTTAGAAGAAAAGATATTCTTGAAATTAACCCGCAGGTCTTTTGCGTAATCGGGTATCTGGTTTTTTATTGCATCGATATTCATGGCTTTTCCTGTTCGAATTTAAAAGACTGCCGTGGCCGAACCACGGCAGGTTTCTGGTCGATGTATGTGACTACGCGGCTTTAAGCACGTCGTCACCCGGCGTCCAGTTGCACGGACAGAGTTCGTCGGTTTGTAAAGCATCGAGTACTCGAATGACTTCTTCAGGGCTGCGACCTACATTCAGGTCGGTAACGTAGACAAATCGGATTATGCCTTGTGGGTCAACGATATAGGTTGCACGCTGGGCCACACCTTCCTCTGCGTCCAGAATGCCAAGTTCGGTACTTAGCTCGCGCTTGATGTCGGACAGCATGGGGAAGGGCAGGTCCTTTAATTCATCTTTAGTTTGACGCCAGGCCAAATGTACGAACTCCGAGTCAGTGCTCACGCCATACAATTCGGTATCGCGATCTTTGA from Gammaproteobacteria bacterium harbors:
- a CDS encoding peroxiredoxin, yielding MLGIGQKFPQYKLTGVVSNNLEAAFKDFDNTASNGNWKVIFFWPKDFTFVCPTEIQAFGKLNEDFKDRDTELYGVSTDSEFVHLAWRQTKDELKDLPFPMLSDIKRELSTELGILDAEEGVAQRATYIVDPQGIIRFVYVTDLNVGRSPEEVIRVLDALQTDELCPCNWTPGDDVLKAA
- a CDS encoding alkyl hydroperoxide reductase — translated: MNIDAIKNQIPDYAKDLRVNFKNIFSSNTSAHLSEEQIYATALATAIASGNARFARDIENLCKQHISDAVIQAAKSASAIMAMNNVYYRFLHLSGNPGYQKLPAKLRMQVIAKPGVSKTDFELYSLAVSAVHGCGLCIDSHEKILIDNGVSEESIQDAVRIAAVMHAVARTLDFEV